A genomic window from Paenibacillus sp. FSL K6-0276 includes:
- a CDS encoding UbiA-like polyprenyltransferase: MFKKIGIFLQMIKFEHTVFALPFAFMGALLGSVVMNDSLPSWSQIGWIVIAMFGARSAAMGLNRLIDRISDAKNPRTAGRAIPAGLLKIGEVVIFIGISFFLLFWAAFKLNPLSAKLLPIAVFLLVIYSFTKRFTWACHLILGLTIALAPLGGWVAVTGSVNWTSMVFYFTIVFWTAGFDVIYSCQDVEFDLKEGLKSIPVRFGVQGALVIARVFHILTAIGFVSLLFLTDLSWWYVAGMILAYIILFYEHYIVSPSDLSRLQTAFFTMNGVLSIVVFSFTLIDLVVHFNK, encoded by the coding sequence ATGTTTAAGAAAATCGGTATCTTTTTGCAAATGATTAAGTTTGAACATACGGTATTTGCTTTACCCTTTGCCTTTATGGGTGCTTTACTCGGATCAGTTGTCATGAATGATAGTCTTCCATCCTGGAGCCAAATTGGCTGGATTGTAATCGCCATGTTTGGAGCACGCAGTGCAGCTATGGGGCTGAATCGATTGATAGACCGGATTAGTGATGCTAAGAATCCACGCACAGCCGGAAGAGCGATTCCTGCAGGATTACTCAAGATCGGTGAAGTTGTCATTTTTATCGGTATTTCGTTTTTCTTACTCTTTTGGGCAGCCTTTAAACTGAATCCTTTATCAGCTAAACTTTTACCTATCGCTGTATTCCTTCTTGTTATTTATTCATTTACTAAGCGCTTTACATGGGCATGCCATCTTATCCTCGGCCTCACCATTGCGCTTGCACCTCTGGGCGGCTGGGTGGCTGTGACCGGAAGTGTAAATTGGACTTCAATGGTATTTTACTTCACAATTGTGTTTTGGACTGCTGGTTTTGATGTTATATACTCTTGTCAGGATGTTGAGTTTGATCTAAAAGAGGGCTTGAAATCCATTCCGGTGCGGTTTGGGGTTCAAGGAGCGCTCGTTATTGCCCGCGTATTTCACATTCTCACGGCGATTGGATTCGTGTCGCTGCTGTTTTTGACGGATTTAAGCTGGTGGTATGTAGCAGGTATGATCCTCGCTTATATTATTCTTTTTTATGAGCATTATATTGTATCTCCGAGTGACCTCAGTCGTTTGCAAACAGCTTTTTTCACTATGAACGGCGTGCTGAGCATCGTAGTGTTCTCTTTCACTTTGATTGACTTGGTGGTGCATTTCAACAAATGA